Below is a genomic region from Rhodococcus sp. WMMA185.
CGGGGGTGCGGCCCTCGAGGCTCGACCACTCCGCAAGGATTGCCAGGTACTCCTCGCGTTGATCATCATTGGCCATTGTTCCCGAGTAGCCGGTAAGAAGCTCCTCTGGCGCCTTCCCCGATATCACAAGAGCCTCGAGGAGGTCTCGATCGTGCCGAAGAGCAGAACCGACCGTGTCGGACGGAGCGTGCTCGACGGCCTCGGCCAAAGCTGTTGCAAGCTCAGCCGGCAACACTGAGACCGAGTTGCCGCGTTCGACCTCGGCGAGCATTGCGCTGAGCTGTGCGCTGCGGCGGGCAAGCATCGTCTGCTCGCTCTCGACCGCTCTGATCAAAGCGCGCAGATCCGCTACCACGTCGCGATCGTCATCGCTCGACCTTCCGTCAGCGAGGATGGCGGCGACCGAACCGAGAGGTACTCCACTGCTGGCCAACCAGCGAATTCGCAGCAATCGGACTGCATCGCCAAGGGCGTACTCGCGGTAGCCATTGGACCGACGAGGTGGCTCGTCAAGTAGACCGAGCCGGTGGTAATGGCGCACCGCCCTCGTCGTCGTGCCGGCAATCTCAGCGAGCTGACCTATCCGCATGAGCCAAGTCTCAACTATGACCCAACGTCAAGGTCAAGCCGATGCGCCGATCGCGAAGAAGGGTCGTTTGCCCAGTGCGATGCTCACCGATCACGAGCTAGCGGCGTCAGGATTCCGGGTCATCATGCGTCGAGCGGCTGCCTGCGTGCCCCGACGTCCGGTCGACGGAACCCACTCGCACCTGGACGTGTCCGCCGCGGGCGGACGCGGCCCGAACGTCGGTGAGCGAGGAATCGATCAACGTCCAGGGGTGTGCGTTGATGTCCGATCCCCCCATCAGGCAGGCGAGCTGGGCTAGCGGAGTCCACACAGCGGCGTATCCGACGGGTTTCTGCATGTCGACGACCGCCACCCTGCCACCGGGGTGGGTCAGGTCGATCATCGTGGCGAGCGCCCGCGGCCAATCCGCCATCAGCGACAGCACATAGGTGCTGAGGGCCGCGTCGAAGGTGTCGGCCCCACCGAGGTCACAGGGGTTGAGCTTGGTGCCGTCGGCCTCGACGAAGCTTACGTTGTTCCATCCTGCCGACCTGGTGCGTCGTCGTGCCTGGTCGAGCATGTGGGCACTCGCGTCGACCGCGGTGATCGATCCAGTCGGGCCGATTCGTTGCTGGATGTGCGAGAAGTTCAGCCCGGTTCCGCAGCCGAGGTCGAGGACATTTTCGCCCGGTTTCAGCGCGAGTAGATCGATTGCCGCGACACGTCCCGCGCGGTACACCGGCCATTCGGCGGAGATGAGGTCGTAGAAGCGGGCCGAGCCACGGTAACGGGCCTTTCGTCTCACGGGCAATCCATTTCGTCTTACGTTCCGATAATTCTTCTTCGAAGCGGGAACACGGTGGGACGGTCGGGGGGTTCCCCCAGTGTGCATCCACCTGCGCCAGACGACCACGACGAACGGGCCCGAAGGTTTCGGCAGTACGTCGAACCCGAGATCGAAGTCCTGTTGCGGGTTGCGAGGACGCTGACCGGGCCTGCGGATGCGGAGGACCTCGTCCAGGAAACGCTGGTGCGGGCCTTTCGCAGCGTCGACCGCTTCGACGGCCGCTACCCCCGGGCGTGGTTGCTGACGATTCTGAGGAACACGAACATGAACATGCACAGACGACAGCGCCCCGATGTTGTCGAGGACGTCGCGATCTATTCGGACGCCAGGCCGGCCTTCGGTATCGACCCGCCGAACACCGAGGATCAGATCATGGCATCGATCTTGCCCGCCGATCTCGAACGGGCGGTACAGGCACTGGACTCGAAGTTCCGGACGGTGCTGTTCCTGATCGACGTCGATCAACTCACCTACAGCGAAGCCGCCGACACGCTCGGCGTTCCGGTGGGGACGGTGATGTCTCGGCTGAGCCGGGCACGTGACCGTGTGCGTAAACACTTGCGGCCGAGCTTCGCGGCGGCGAGGAAGGAGAAGCGATGATCAAGGCTGTGCGCACGATGCTGACGTGCCATTGGTCGGCGCGCCGGATCCAGCGCTACCTGGACTCCGACCCGGCAGCGTTGCTTGATCCGAACGAGATCCGCCGGTTGGAGGCACATCTGGCCGAGTGCGACAAGTGCAACGCCGCGGCGGACGAGTACCGTCAGATCAACACTGCCCTTTCGAGGTGGGCGGCTCGGCGAATGCCTCAGAGAGACAGCGTTGTTCACATGCGTCAGGTTGTAGACCGCATTGCCCGTGGTGACCTGTATTGACACAGAAGGAGTTTCAGAACGTGGCACCAGCGAGCAGGAAGTCTTTTCCCGGATCCGCCGATCTCGTGGTGATCGGTGGCGGAGCCGCGGGGATTGTCGCTGCGAAAACGGCGGCTGGATTCGGCGCGAAAGTGGTTCTGGTAGAACGTGACCGTACCGGTGGAGATTGCTTGTGGACTGGGTGCGTCCCGTCGAAAGCGCTGCTCGCCGCCGCGTCCGTAGCCGCGACGATGCGTCGAGGACACGAATTCGGAGTAGACGCCTCGAACGTGACTGTCGACTTTGCCCGGGTGATGAAACACGTGCAGGGTGCGATCGAGACCATCGCGCCGGTCGACTCACCCGAAACACTCCGCGACGCGAACGTCAACGTCGTCAGCGGTACGGCCCGCTTTACCGGCCCCCGCTCGCTGAGCATCGATTCGCACACCATCACTTTCGGCCAGGCGGTGATCGCGACGGGGGCCGCCCCGGCAGTGCCGAACATTCACGGACTCGACCAGGTCGACTACCTCACCAGCGATACGATTTGGGGGCTCACCGAACTGCCGCCTCGGCTGCTGGTTCTCGGTGGTGGAAGCGTAGGATGTGAACTCGCCCAAGCCTTTGCCAGACTCGGCTCGACGGTCACGATTGTCGAAGCTGCAGATTCGCTCCTTCCTGCGGAAGACCGAGAAGCCGCTGCATTCGTCACCCAGAGTTTGGTGGATGACGGGGTCACTGTGCTGACCGGAGTGACGGCGGAGTCCGTCGCGGGCCAGGCACTGGTTCTCGCGGACGGTCGCCACCTCGAATTCGACAGTCTGCTCGTTGCCGTTGGACGCAAGCCACGGACGGCGTCGATCGGGCTTGACGCGGCTGGTGTCACTGTCGATCGCCGCGGGTTCGTCACCGTGGACGATCACCTTCGCACCACCAACCCGAGGGTCTGGGCGGCCGGCGACCTCACCGGTCACCCCCAGTTCACCCACACGGCAGGAATGCACGGGAGCATCGCCGCAACCAACGCGATCCTGGGGCTTCGTCGCACCGTCGACCGCACCGGCACCCCCCGCGTGACCTTCACCGACCCCGAGATCGCCGTCGCCGGAATCGATACCGAGGCCGCCCGCCGCATTCCCGGGCTGCACGTGCACACTCTCGGCCACGAGCACGTCGACCGTGCTGTCGCGGAGCGTGAGACGCGCGGGTTCACCCGACTGGTGGTCGACGGCAAACACCGCATCGTCGGAGCTACCGTCGTCGGCCCTCGTGCTGGTGAGACGATCGGCGAGATAGTGCTGGCAATCAAACAGGGGCTGCGGACACGGGATCTGGCCGGAACCACCCACCCCTACCCCACCTACAACGACGGGCCCTGGAACGCCTCCATCGCCGACGTTCGGTCGCAGTTGGCCAAGCCCGTCGCGAGTGGGGCGATCAAGGTTCTCGCCCGTATCCGCAGAGCGGCGCAGAATATTCGAAAGGACTGAAGTCATGACCACCGCCACCGCCTTTGTGGGCGACACACCGATCGCGACCACCGATGACGTGGTGATCGTCGAGGGCAACGTGTACTTTCCCGAGCGCGACGTCGAAGACGGCGTGCTGGTTGCGAATCGGGCCAAGAGCCTGTGCTTCTGGAAAGGCGTCGCTAGCTACTACGACGTCGAGGCGGGAGGGATCTCGCTTCGCAGCGCAGCGTTCACCTATCGTCACCCGTCGCCGCTGGCCCGCCGCGTCAAGGGCCGGGTGGCGTTCTGGAACGGTGTGGACGTTCGTACGAGCTGAAAACCTGAGAAGCTCAAAGGATGGCGCCGCCACCCGCACGGTCGAGGTGGCGGCGTCATTCAGTTCTTCGGTGCTGGTGTCAGCTGAACGCGCTGCCTGCACCCGAGCCGCTGCCGGCCAGCGAGCCGAAGTCGATGCACAGCGATCCGGTGCATGTCTCGATCGCAATGACCGACACTGTGTCGTCGTCGCGGTTGGCGACGTAGGCGCGTTTCCCGTCCGGGGTGATTGCCACCCCCTGCGGTTCTTTGCCGACGTCGATGGTCTCGATGACAGTGTTGGTGCCGGTGTCGATTACCGACACCGTGTTGCCAAGGAGGTCGGTGACGTAGGCGCGTTTCCCGTTCGGGGTGATCGCCACCGCAAATGGGGTGCCCCCGACTGGGATGGGCGCGCCCACGACGGTGTTGGTACCAGTGGCGATCACGGACACCGTGTCGTTGTCTTGGTTGGTGACGTAGGCACGGAACCCGTTCGAGGTGATCGCCACTCCAGAAGGGCCGTCGCCTGCGGTGATGGTGTCGATGACAGTGTTGGTGAGGGTGTTGATCACCGACACGGTGTCGGTGTCGACGTTGGTGACGTAGGCGCGGAACCCTAGCGGTGTGATTGCCACCCCTCTAGGGAAGTCCCCGACATCGATGGTGTCGATGACGGTGTCGGTGCCGGTGTCGATCACCGACACCGAACCGGTCGACGAATTGACGACGTAGGCGCGTTCTCCGTTCGGGGTGATCGCCACTCCGAACGGGCCGACACCGACCGGGATGGGTAGGCCCACGATGGTATTGGTGGCGGTGTTGATCACCGACACCGTGTCGTCGTCGCGGTTGGTGACGTAGGCGCGTTTTCCGTTCGGGGTGATCGCTACCCCGGACGGGCTGGTGCCGACGGCCACAGTGGCGACCACTGCATTCGTGGCGGTGTCGATCACCGACACCGAGTCATCATCGATGGTGGTGACGTAGGCGCGGGTTCCGTTCGGGGTAATCGCCACCGCGGCGGGGCCGCCTACGACATCGATGGTGTCGATGACGGTGTCCGCGGCGGCAGTCGCCGGACCGGTTCCGGCGATGCCGAGCACCATCGCGAACGTGGCCAGCATCCCGAGCAACAGGCGTGGGATGCGTTTCCGGGCTGTCGGATAGGCGCGGAAGTGGCTGCGGTGACTCACATTCTTCTCCTGCCATACGAGGACCAAAACGGATCAACCATGCTGCGGGGAGAGCCGACTCCCGGATGCGGACACCGGCAATCCATTGGAGGTTAACTATCAGATAGCCATTTCGATCCCGGACACGCCGAAACTGTCACGGCTCCACTGGTGTATGAGCACGGCGGCTGGGTGTCAGCTGAATGTGCTGCCGGCGCCAGAGCCGCTGCCGGTCAGCGAGCCGAAATCGATGCACAGCGATCCGAGGCATCTCTCGATCGCGATAACCGACACCGTGTCGTCATCACGGTTGGTGACGTACGCGCGGGTTCCGTCCGGTGCGATCGCCACCCCGAATGGCTCGTTCCCGACGGTGACCGTGTCGACCACCGTGTTGGTGCCGGTGTCGATCACCGACACCTCATCGCTATCGAATTCGGCGATGTAGGCGCGGGTTCCGTTGGGGGTTACTGCCACCCCGATCGGCTCGTTTCCGACGGTGACCGTGTCGACCACGGTGTTGATGGCGGTGTCGATCACCGACACCGTGTTGTCGTTGGTGTTGGTGACGTAGGCGAAGAACCCGTTCGGGGTGATCGCCACCTTCCGCGGGGCGTCCCCACCGGCGATAGTGCTTGACACCGTGTTGGTGTTGGTGTCGATCACCGATACCGTGTTGCCTCCATGGTTGGCGACGTAGGCGTGGGTCCCGTTTGGGGTGACTGCCACCCCGACGGGGAGGTTTCCGACTGTGACGGTTGTGATTTCGGTGTTGGTGTCGGTGTCGATCACCGAGACCGTATCGTCCAATGCGTTGGTGACGTAGGCGTGGGCTCCGTCCGGGGTGATCGCCACCACTTGAGGGTTGTTTCCGACGGGTATGGGTACGCCGAGGACGGTGTTGGTGGCGGTGTCGATCACCGAGACCGTACCGTCCAATGCGTTGGTGACGTAGGCGAACGCTCCGTCCGGGGTGACCGCCACCCCAACTGGGTTGTCTCCGACTGTGACGGTCGTCGTCTCGGTGTTGGTGCCGGTGTCGATTACCGAGACCGTATCGTCCCCGGCGTTGGCGACGTAGGCGCGGGTTCCGTTGGGGGCGAACGCCACTTCCCGCGGACCGTCCCCGACGGGGAAGGTGTCGACGACGGTGTCCGCGGCCGCGGTCCCTACCCCCGCTCCAGCGATACCGACCACCATCAGGGCAGTGGCTGTAAGCCCGAGTACCAGGTGTCGTAGGCTGCCGGGGGCTGTGGAGCGGGTACGGAAACTTCTGTGGTAATTCACATGTTTCTCCTGCCGTGCGAGGAACGAAACGGATCGACCATGCTGCGGGGAGAACCGGCGGTCGGATGCGGACACCGGTAGTCCATCCGAGGTTAACCGTCCGATAGCTATCTCGGCTCGAGGCGCGCCGAAACGATCACTGCCACAACCCCACGCCAGGTGTTCGAGTGCGGAACGCATACATGACGTTGCCACCGGCGACAGTGCCGGTGGCAACGTCAAGGGGCCAGCGCTCGAACCGGGTGTCAGCTGAACGTGCTGGCTGCTCCCGATCCGCTGCCGGTCAGTGATCCGAAGTCGAGGCACAGCGACCCGAGACACTTGTCGATGGCGATCACCGAGACCGTGTCGTCCTCACGGTTGGTGACGTAGGCGCGTTTTCCGTTCGGGGTAACCGCCACCCCGGTCGGGGCAGCCCCGACACCGATGGTGTCGATGACGGTGTTGGTGCCGGTGTCGATCACCGACACCGAATTATCCGATCTGGTGGTGACGTAGGCGCGTCTTCCGTTCGGGGTAACAGCCACCCCGAACGGAATGTTCCCGACCGTGATGCTGTCGACCACCATGTTGGTGAGAGTGTCGATCACCGACACCGAATTGTCGAAGCCGTTGGCTACATAGGCGCGTGTTCCGAATGGGGTGATCGCCACCCCGAACGGGCGGTTCCCGACCGTGATGGTGTCGACCACCATGTTGGTCGCGGTGTTGATCACCGACACCGTATCGTCCCCGGCGTTGGTGACGTAGGCGCGTGTTCCGAACGGGGTGATCGCAACACCGGTCGGTTCATCCCCGACCGTGATGGTGTCGACCACATTGTTGGTTCCGATGTCGATCACCGACACCGTATCGTCCAGAATGTTGGGTACGTAAGCGGTGGTGCCGTTTGGGGTAATCGCCACCTCCCGGGGGCCGTTCCCGACCGTGATGGTGTCGACCTCCGTGTTGGTGGCGGTGTCGATCACCGACACCGTGCCGTCGGTGGCGTTGGTGACGTAGGCGCCAGCGCCGTTCGGGGTAATCGCTACCCAGAACGGGCGGTCTCCGACAGGGACAGTGGTGATTTCGGCGTTGGTGGCGGTGTCGATCACCGACACCGTGTCGTCGAAGTCGTTGACGACGTATGCGCGGGTTCCATTCGGGGTGATCGCCACCCCTGCCGGGCCGTCCCCAACAGGAATGGTGTCGATGACGGTGTCCGCTTCCGCAGCCGCTGACCCGGCCCCGGCGATGCCGAGCACCATCGCAGATGTGGCCAGTACGCTGCTCAACAGGCGCCGCGCACGACTCCGGACAGTGCGATGGGTGTGAAATCCACTGTGGTGATTCACATTTTCTCCTACCGCGCGAGGAACAAAACGGATCAACCGTGCGTGGGCGAGCCAGCGGTCGGGCGAATGCCGGCAGCCTATCGGAGGCTAACAGCCGGATACTGATCTGGATCCCGAACACGCCGAAACATTCACGGTCGCAATGCCGCACGAATCCGGACAGGTGCCAGGGTTCGCACCCAACGCCCATACACGCTCACGAGCCACATGATGCCGCCACAGGCATGGTTGCCGGTGGCGGCGTCACGCGTCTTCGTGGGGGTGGTGTCAGCTGAACACGCTGCCACCGCCAGAGCCGCTGCCGGTCAGCGAGCCGAAGTCGATGCACAGCGAGCCGAAGCACCCCTCGATCGCGATCACCGACACCGTGTCGTTCGAGGTATTGGCGACGTAGGCGCGGGTGCCGTCCGGGGTGATCGCCACCCCGAACGGGCCGTCACCCACGGGGACGGTCTCGATGACGGTGTTGGTGCCGGTGTCGATCACCGACACTGTGCTGTCGGCCGTATTGGTGACGTAGGCGCGTTTCCCGTTGGGGGTGATCGCCACCCAGAACGGATCATCCCCGACGTCGATGGCGTCGGTGGCGGTGTCGGTGGCGGTGTCGATGACGGCCACCGTGTCGTCAGCAATGTTGGCGACGTAGGCAAGTGCCCCGTTGGGGGTGATTGCCACGCCGAATAGGCTGCCGCCAACGGGGATGGTGTCGATTTCGGTGTTGGTGGCGGTGTCGATCACCGACACCGTGCCATCACCGGCGTTGGTGACGTAGGCAAATGCCCCGTTGGGGGTGATCGCCACCCCGGCCGGGTTGGGCCCGACCGGGATGGGTACGCCGACGACCGTGTTGGTGGTGGTGTTGATCACCGACACCGTGCCGTCAGCGTTGTTGGTGACGTAGGCGAATGCCCCGTTGGGGGTGATCGCCACCCCGAACGGGGCGGGGCCCACCGGGATGGGTACGCCGACGATCGTGTTGGTGGTGGTGTCGATCACTGACACCGTGCCGTCGCCGTTGGCGACGTAGGCGCGGGTGCCGTCCGGGGTGATCGCCACACCGGTCGGGGCAGGCCCGACATCGATGGTGTCGATGACGGTGTTGGTGGCGGTGTCGATCACAGACACCTTGCCGACATTGATGGTGGTGACGTAGGCGCGGGTGCCATCCGGGGTGATTGCTACACCGAAGGGGCTGGTCCCGAGGTCGATGGTGTCGATGACAGTGTCCGCAGCTGCGGTCGCCGGTCCAGTCCCGGCGATGCCGAGCACCATCGCGAGAGTGGCCAGTGTCCCGAGCACCAGGCGTCGGGTGCGGCCCCGGATCGTGGTAGAGGTGTGGAAAGTGCTGTGGTGATTCACATTTTTCTCCTGCCGTGCGAGGAACGAAACGGATCGACCATGCTGCGGAGAGGACCGGTGGTCGGATGCGGACGCCGGTAGTCCAACGGAGGTTAGCCGCCAGATAGCTATCTTGGTTCGAGGCGCGCCGAATCGATCACGGCCGTGCCATCTGGGCTTTGCAGCGGGGGTGTCAGCTGAACGTGCTGCCGGCGCCCGAGCCGCTGCCGGTCAGGGAGCCGAAGTCGATGCACAGCGAACCGAGGCACTGGTCGATGGCGATCACCGACACCGTGTCGTTGAAGCGGTTGGTGACGTAGGCCCGGGTTCCGTCGGGGGTGATCGCCACCGCGTTCGGAAAGTTCCCGACTGCGATGGTTGCGTCGACGATCGTGTCGGTGGCGGTGTCGATGACCGACACGGTGTTGTCACCAGCGTTGGTGACGTAGGCGCGGGTGCCGTTGGGGGTGATCGCCACCCCTTGCGGGGTGGCCCCGACTGGGATGGGTGCGCCGATGACGGTGTTGGTGGCGGTGTCGATGACCGACACGGTGTTGTCGCCGTTGTTGGTGACGTAGGCGCGGGTGCCGTTGGGGGTGATCGCCACCCCGATCGGGGCTCCCCCGACTGGGATGGGTGCGCCGATGACGGTGTTGGTGGCGGTGTCGATTACCGACACGGTGTTGTCGCCAATGTTGGTGACGTAGGCGCGGGTGCCGTTCGGGGTGATCGCCACCCCTTGCGGGCTCCCCCGACTGGGATGGGTGCGCCGATGACGGTGTTGGTACCGGTGTCGATTACCAACACCGTGCTGTCACTGGGGCTGGTGACGTAGGCGCGGGCTCCGTTCGGGGTGATCGCCACCCCGATCGGGCCGTTCCCCACGGGGATGGGTGCGTCGACGATGGCGTTGGTGGCGGTGTCGATTACCGACACGTTGTCGTCGACTTCGTTGGTCACGTACGCGCGAGTGCCGTCCGGGGTGATCGCAATCCCGCGTGGTGAGGCTCCGACGCCAATGGTGTCGATCACCGTATCCGCGGCCGCGGCGCCCGCCCCCGCTCCGGCGATGCCGACCACCATCAGGGCGGTGGCTGTGACCCCGAGGAGCATGCGTCGGACGCGCTTCCCGGCCGGGGGATGGGTGCGAAACCCTCTGTGGTGATTCACATTCTTCTCCTACGGTACGAGGAACAAGACCGATCAACCATGCCGTCGCGGAGCTGGCGGTCGGATGCGGACGCCGGCAGCACATCGGATGTTAACTGTTAGATAGCTATTGGGGCCTCGGGCACGCCGGAACTGGTACCGCCGCTCTGGCGCACGAGCATGGCGACGAGGCGGCAGGCTGGGTGTCAGCTGAACACGCCGGCGGCGTTCCAGACTGGGTCGGTCAGCGAAGCGAAGTCGATGCACAGCGCTCCGATGCATTGGTCGATGGCGATCACCGAAACAGTGTCGGCACTGGAGTTGGTGATGTAGGCGCGTTTCCCGTCCGGGATAATTGCCGCCCCGCGTGGTTCGTTTCCGACTGCGATGGTGTCGATCACCGCGTCGGTGGCGGTGTCGATCACCGATACCGAGTCGTCCCCGGCGTTGGTGATGTAGGCGCGTTTCCCGCTC
It encodes:
- a CDS encoding YVTN family beta-propeller repeat protein; this translates as MNHHSTFHTSTTIRGRTRRLVLGTLATLAMVLGIAGTGPATAAADTVIDTIDLGTSPFGVAITPDGTRAYVTTINVGKVSVIDTATNTVIDTIDVGPAPTGVAITPDGTRAYVANGDGTVSVIDTTTNTIVGVPIPVGPAPFGVAITPNGAFAYVTNNADGTVSVINTTTNTVVGVPIPVGPNPAGVAITPNGAFAYVTNAGDGTVSVIDTATNTEIDTIPVGGSLFGVAITPNGALAYVANIADDTVAVIDTATDTATDAIDVGDDPFWVAITPNGKRAYVTNTADSTVSVIDTGTNTVIETVPVGDGPFGVAITPDGTRAYVANTSNDTVSVIAIEGCFGSLCIDFGSLTGSGSGGGSVFS
- a CDS encoding dihydrolipoyl dehydrogenase family protein, with product MAPASRKSFPGSADLVVIGGGAAGIVAAKTAAGFGAKVVLVERDRTGGDCLWTGCVPSKALLAAASVAATMRRGHEFGVDASNVTVDFARVMKHVQGAIETIAPVDSPETLRDANVNVVSGTARFTGPRSLSIDSHTITFGQAVIATGAAPAVPNIHGLDQVDYLTSDTIWGLTELPPRLLVLGGGSVGCELAQAFARLGSTVTIVEAADSLLPAEDREAAAFVTQSLVDDGVTVLTGVTAESVAGQALVLADGRHLEFDSLLVAVGRKPRTASIGLDAAGVTVDRRGFVTVDDHLRTTNPRVWAAGDLTGHPQFTHTAGMHGSIAATNAILGLRRTVDRTGTPRVTFTDPEIAVAGIDTEAARRIPGLHVHTLGHEHVDRAVAERETRGFTRLVVDGKHRIVGATVVGPRAGETIGEIVLAIKQGLRTRDLAGTTHPYPTYNDGPWNASIADVRSQLAKPVASGAIKVLARIRRAAQNIRKD
- a CDS encoding anti-sigma factor family protein gives rise to the protein MIKAVRTMLTCHWSARRIQRYLDSDPAALLDPNEIRRLEAHLAECDKCNAAADEYRQINTALSRWAARRMPQRDSVVHMRQVVDRIARGDLY
- a CDS encoding YncE family protein; this translates as MAITPNGTRAYVTNIGDNTVSVIDTATNTVIGAPIPVGGAPIGVAITPNGTRAYVTNNGDNTVSVIDTATNTVIGAPIPVGATPQGVAITPNGTRAYVTNAGDNTVSVIDTATDTIVDATIAVGNFPNAVAITPDGTRAYVTNRFNDTVSVIAIDQCLGSLCIDFGSLTGSGSGAGSTFS
- a CDS encoding DUF427 domain-containing protein, which translates into the protein MTTATAFVGDTPIATTDDVVIVEGNVYFPERDVEDGVLVANRAKSLCFWKGVASYYDVEAGGISLRSAAFTYRHPSPLARRVKGRVAFWNGVDVRTS
- a CDS encoding class I SAM-dependent methyltransferase, whose amino-acid sequence is MRRKARYRGSARFYDLISAEWPVYRAGRVAAIDLLALKPGENVLDLGCGTGLNFSHIQQRIGPTGSITAVDASAHMLDQARRRTRSAGWNNVSFVEADGTKLNPCDLGGADTFDAALSTYVLSLMADWPRALATMIDLTHPGGRVAVVDMQKPVGYAAVWTPLAQLACLMGGSDINAHPWTLIDSSLTDVRAASARGGHVQVRVGSVDRTSGHAGSRSTHDDPES
- a CDS encoding YncE family protein, encoding MNHHRGFRTHPPAGKRVRRMLLGVTATALMVVGIAGAGAGAAAADTVIDTIGVGASPRGIAITPDGTRAYVTNEVDDNVSVIDTATNAIVDAPIPVGNGPIGVAITPNGARAYVTSPSDSTVLVIDTGTNTVIGAPIPVGGARKGWRSPRTAPAPTSPTLATTPCR
- a CDS encoding sigma-70 family RNA polymerase sigma factor; translation: MHPPAPDDHDERARRFRQYVEPEIEVLLRVARTLTGPADAEDLVQETLVRAFRSVDRFDGRYPRAWLLTILRNTNMNMHRRQRPDVVEDVAIYSDARPAFGIDPPNTEDQIMASILPADLERAVQALDSKFRTVLFLIDVDQLTYSEAADTLGVPVGTVMSRLSRARDRVRKHLRPSFAAARKEKR
- a CDS encoding MerR family transcriptional regulator codes for the protein MRIGQLAEIAGTTTRAVRHYHRLGLLDEPPRRSNGYREYALGDAVRLLRIRWLASSGVPLGSVAAILADGRSSDDDRDVVADLRALIRAVESEQTMLARRSAQLSAMLAEVERGNSVSVLPAELATALAEAVEHAPSDTVGSALRHDRDLLEALVISGKAPEELLTGYSGTMANDDQREEYLAILAEWSSLEGRTPDSSEADIDALVGRLVELFDHQKLMIEPPTGAATAHGITGAALSLDDLIPDQAQREVVLRVQRELVRRSPSYTDL
- a CDS encoding YVTN family beta-propeller repeat protein; this encodes MNHHSGFHTHRTVRSRARRLLSSVLATSAMVLGIAGAGSAAAEADTVIDTIPVGDGPAGVAITPNGTRAYVVNDFDDTVSVIDTATNAEITTVPVGDRPFWVAITPNGAGAYVTNATDGTVSVIDTATNTEVDTITVGNGPREVAITPNGTTAYVPNILDDTVSVIDIGTNNVVDTITVGDEPTGVAITPFGTRAYVTNAGDDTVSVINTATNMVVDTITVGNRPFGVAITPFGTRAYVANGFDNSVSVIDTLTNMVVDSITVGNIPFGVAVTPNGRRAYVTTRSDNSVSVIDTGTNTVIDTIGVGAAPTGVAVTPNGKRAYVTNREDDTVSVIAIDKCLGSLCLDFGSLTGSGSGAASTFS
- a CDS encoding beta-propeller fold lactonase family protein — encoded protein: MNYHRSFRTRSTAPGSLRHLVLGLTATALMVVGIAGAGVGTAAADTVVDTFPVGDGPREVAFAPNGTRAYVANAGDDTVSVIDTGTNTETTTVTVGDNPVGVAVTPDGAFAYVTNALDGTVSVIDTATNTVLGVPIPVGNNPQVVAITPDGAHAYVTNALDDTVSVIDTDTNTEITTVTVGNLPVGVAVTPNGTHAYVANHGGNTVSVIDTNTNTVSSTIAGGDAPRKVAITPNGFFAYVTNTNDNTVSVIDTAINTVVDTVTVGNEPIGVAVTPNGTRAYIAEFDSDEVSVIDTGTNTVVDTVTVGNEPFGVAIAPDGTRAYVTNRDDDTVSVIAIERCLGSLCIDFGSLTGSGSGAGSTFS
- a CDS encoding beta-propeller fold lactonase family protein, whose product is MSHRSHFRAYPTARKRIPRLLLGMLATFAMVLGIAGTGPATAAADTVIDTIDVVGGPAAVAITPNGTRAYVTTIDDDSVSVIDTATNAVVATVAVGTSPSGVAITPNGKRAYVTNRDDDTVSVINTATNTIVGLPIPVGVGPFGVAITPNGERAYVVNSSTGSVSVIDTGTDTVIDTIDVGDFPRGVAITPLGFRAYVTNVDTDTVSVINTLTNTVIDTITAGDGPSGVAITSNGFRAYVTNQDNDTVSVIATGTNTVVGAPIPVGGTPFAVAITPNGKRAYVTDLLGNTVSVIDTGTNTVIETIDVGKEPQGVAITPDGKRAYVANRDDDTVSVIAIETCTGSLCIDFGSLAGSGSGAGSAFS